One genomic region from Bradyrhizobium icense encodes:
- a CDS encoding CaiB/BaiF CoA transferase family protein, whose translation MSALPLSGIKILDLTRVLAGPLSAQMLADLGAEVIKIERPGGGDDARAFGPPYLKDPEGKNNNNNSFYLCANRNKKSVTVNIATAEGQDIVRELAKSCDVMMENYKVGDLKRYRLDYESIKAINPGIIYCSVTGFGQTGPYAPRAGYDAILQAMGGLMSVTGHIDGEPGAGPMKVGPSIVDYMTGMNSSIGILAALYHRKANGGEGQHVDVCLFDTVIAALSHYAQIFLVNGQTPPRRGTWGNGGMPAGVFRCTDGELMLVVGNDGQFQRTCAVLGAPELATDPRFVKNNDRVVHGKEIMAIFAGLFLKKPVAYWLEELEKAGVPSGPINDFSQVFSDPHVRSRGMQVKVNHPFEPDLSLIRNAITFCGTPVKEYRAPPLLGADTKDVLATIGYDEAKVEALKQQKIV comes from the coding sequence ATGTCGGCTCTGCCACTTTCGGGCATCAAAATTCTCGACCTGACGCGGGTGCTGGCGGGCCCGCTGTCGGCGCAGATGCTCGCCGATCTCGGCGCCGAGGTGATCAAGATCGAACGCCCCGGCGGCGGCGACGACGCCCGCGCCTTCGGCCCGCCTTACCTGAAAGACCCCGAGGGCAAGAACAACAACAACAACTCGTTCTACCTCTGCGCCAACCGCAACAAGAAATCCGTTACCGTCAACATCGCGACGGCGGAAGGGCAGGACATCGTCCGCGAACTCGCCAAGAGCTGCGACGTGATGATGGAGAACTACAAGGTCGGCGATCTCAAGCGCTACAGGCTCGATTACGAATCGATCAAGGCGATCAACCCCGGCATCATCTATTGCTCGGTGACCGGCTTCGGCCAGACCGGACCCTATGCGCCGCGCGCCGGTTACGACGCGATCCTGCAGGCGATGGGCGGCCTGATGAGCGTCACCGGCCATATCGACGGTGAGCCCGGCGCCGGCCCGATGAAGGTCGGACCCTCGATCGTCGACTACATGACCGGCATGAATTCATCGATCGGCATTCTGGCGGCGCTCTATCACCGCAAGGCCAATGGCGGGGAGGGGCAGCATGTCGACGTCTGCCTGTTCGACACCGTGATCGCAGCGCTGTCGCATTACGCGCAGATCTTTCTCGTCAACGGCCAGACTCCGCCGCGGCGCGGCACCTGGGGCAATGGCGGCATGCCGGCCGGCGTATTCCGCTGCACCGATGGCGAGTTGATGCTGGTGGTCGGCAATGACGGCCAGTTCCAGCGCACCTGCGCCGTGCTCGGCGCGCCGGAGCTTGCGACCGATCCGCGCTTCGTCAAGAACAACGACCGCGTCGTGCACGGCAAGGAGATCATGGCGATCTTCGCCGGGCTGTTTTTGAAGAAGCCCGTCGCCTATTGGCTGGAAGAGCTGGAGAAGGCCGGCGTCCCCTCGGGGCCGATCAACGATTTCTCGCAGGTGTTTTCCGATCCGCATGTCCGCTCCCGCGGCATGCAGGTGAAGGTCAACCATCCGTTCGAGCCAGATCTTTCCCTGATCCGCAATGCCATCACCTTCTGCGGCACGCCGGTGAAGGAGTATCGCGCGCCGCCGCTATTGGGTGCGGATACCAAGGACGTGCTGGCAACGATCGGCTACGACGAGGCGAAGGTGGAAGCGTTGAAGCAGCAGAAGATCGTCTAA
- a CDS encoding LysR family transcriptional regulator, which translates to MVWNVDRRIKLRDLHVFQAAAETGSMAKAAARLSITQPAVSYAISELEHAVGAPLLDRSSLGVTPTVYGRALLERSAIVFNELRHGISEIASLADPEVGELRIGTTPPMAAVASSVFNRLVPRYPRMRFELTVGPTDVLLRQLRQRDVEIVISRLASMAGNDDLAVETLFHDELVVLCSKRSKWAKRRNVALADLVHEPWVLPPPTGFLTGVMRGAFEDQGLEFPRATVTTACTYSLSVLVGNGNFLGIHPRAMLTAPNEHPQLTAVDVRLPTTRGAIGLIALKDRSLSPVAKLFAQSVAPVVEDIKPKRIARAKRR; encoded by the coding sequence GTGGTCTGGAATGTCGACCGACGCATCAAGCTGCGTGACCTGCATGTATTTCAGGCCGCGGCCGAGACCGGCAGCATGGCCAAGGCGGCCGCGCGTCTTTCGATCACGCAGCCGGCCGTCTCCTATGCGATCTCCGAGTTGGAGCACGCCGTGGGCGCGCCGCTGCTCGACCGTTCGTCGCTGGGCGTGACGCCGACGGTCTACGGACGCGCGCTGCTCGAGCGCAGCGCCATCGTGTTCAATGAATTGCGGCATGGCATAAGCGAGATTGCCTCGCTCGCCGACCCGGAAGTCGGCGAGCTGCGGATCGGCACCACGCCGCCGATGGCGGCGGTCGCGTCATCCGTGTTCAACCGCCTGGTGCCGCGCTATCCGCGCATGAGGTTCGAACTGACCGTCGGCCCGACCGACGTGCTGCTGCGGCAGTTGCGTCAGCGCGACGTCGAAATTGTCATCAGCCGGCTGGCATCGATGGCCGGCAATGACGATCTCGCCGTCGAGACGCTGTTTCACGACGAGTTAGTCGTGCTCTGCAGCAAGCGCAGCAAATGGGCCAAGCGCCGCAACGTCGCCCTGGCCGACCTCGTCCACGAGCCGTGGGTGCTTCCACCGCCGACGGGCTTTCTCACGGGAGTCATGCGCGGTGCCTTTGAGGATCAAGGCCTGGAATTTCCCCGCGCGACGGTGACCACGGCGTGCACCTATTCGCTGAGCGTGCTGGTCGGCAACGGCAATTTCCTCGGCATCCATCCCCGCGCGATGCTGACCGCACCGAACGAACACCCACAATTGACCGCCGTCGATGTGCGACTGCCGACCACGCGCGGGGCGATCGGCCTGATCGCACTGAAGGATCGGTCGCTCAGTCCGGTGGCAAAACTGTTCGCGCAGTCGGTCGCGCCCGTCGTCGAGGACATCAAGCCGAAGCGGATAGCGCGCGCGAAGCGGAGATAG
- a CDS encoding Bug family tripartite tricarboxylate transporter substrate binding protein, with protein MLAASLGLLMGGPAAAQSSEATIRIVLPYPAGGVGDTAARMIAESMRARLNRTVIIENKPGAAGRLGVQAVKDAPSDGSVLLFTPIAPMALFPHVYDNLAYDPARDFQPISQVGTYDLAMAVGANVPAKNLKELVDWLKAHADQAAYGTPAAGSLPHFFAVLFARHAGLELRHVTYKGNPQAITDLIGGHLPMFFTSTQDLVEAHKAGRVRVLATSGRARSPVLPDVPTFTESGYGIHGEGWYGIYAPARTPAEVVAQLNQAVVEAVRSDEFSKRLTPLGVQPTGTPAQEFVQIQKSDSELWGPVIKASGFKPE; from the coding sequence ATGTTGGCGGCTTCCCTCGGCCTCCTCATGGGCGGCCCCGCCGCCGCACAGAGCAGCGAAGCCACGATCCGGATTGTCTTGCCGTATCCGGCCGGCGGCGTCGGCGACACCGCAGCACGGATGATTGCCGAGTCCATGCGCGCGCGGCTCAATCGAACTGTCATCATCGAGAACAAGCCCGGCGCGGCGGGACGCCTGGGCGTGCAGGCGGTCAAGGACGCTCCCTCCGATGGCAGCGTCTTGCTGTTCACGCCGATCGCGCCCATGGCGCTGTTTCCGCACGTCTATGACAACCTCGCTTACGATCCTGCGCGCGACTTCCAGCCGATATCGCAGGTCGGCACCTACGATCTTGCCATGGCTGTCGGCGCCAATGTGCCCGCCAAAAACCTCAAGGAACTGGTCGACTGGCTGAAGGCCCATGCCGATCAGGCGGCCTACGGCACGCCGGCCGCGGGATCGTTGCCGCACTTCTTCGCGGTGCTGTTCGCCCGCCATGCCGGCCTGGAGCTTCGTCACGTCACCTACAAGGGCAACCCGCAGGCCATCACCGATCTCATTGGCGGTCACCTGCCGATGTTCTTCACCTCGACACAGGATCTCGTCGAAGCCCACAAAGCCGGGCGTGTCCGCGTCCTGGCAACGTCGGGGCGGGCGCGGTCGCCGGTGCTGCCCGACGTGCCGACGTTCACAGAAAGCGGCTATGGCATTCACGGCGAGGGTTGGTACGGGATCTATGCCCCGGCCAGGACGCCTGCCGAGGTGGTCGCGCAATTGAACCAGGCCGTGGTCGAAGCCGTGCGCAGTGATGAATTCAGCAAGCGGCTGACACCGCTCGGCGTCCAGCCGACGGGGACACCGGCCCAGGAATTTGTGCAGATTCAGAAATCGGATTCCGAGTTGTGGGGGCCGGTGATCAAGGCGTCCGGCTTCAAGCCCGAATAG
- a CDS encoding CAP domain-containing protein has product MAQPSTYEQYLLELINAERAKVGAQPLAFDGDLNEASEDHSQWMIGTDTFSHTGSGGSTAGQRMTAAGYAFTGSWSWGENIAWATTRSPAGLQDEVLLLHTNLMNSSGHRANILNANYREVGLGFEVGDYGGRDSAFITEDFARSGSSVYLTGVAFDDKDGDRFYDVGEELGGLTLTAVSSTGATYTTTTYGSGGYDLALPPASYTVTFSGAGIQTTSMQTTIGSKNVKLDLIDPATSGGSQPPPSEPPPPASNVIAGTASGETLSGTAGADTIQGLGGDDRLYGQSGNDRLEGGSGRDYLYGSTGDDTLIGGNGNDRLYGGAGRDVLTGGANQDSFVFDTSLGAWNIDKITDFSTVDDTIRLDNAIFKAFGWNGTMPSSAFYTGAAAHDSTDRIIYNSDTGALSYDPDGTGSAAAVQFAELSTKLALTSYDFLII; this is encoded by the coding sequence ATGGCGCAGCCGAGTACCTATGAGCAGTATTTGCTCGAACTGATTAATGCCGAGCGTGCCAAGGTCGGCGCTCAGCCGCTTGCCTTCGATGGCGATCTCAACGAGGCCAGTGAAGACCACAGCCAGTGGATGATCGGAACAGACACGTTCTCGCATACAGGCTCGGGCGGATCGACCGCGGGTCAGCGCATGACTGCCGCGGGCTATGCGTTCACCGGTTCCTGGAGCTGGGGTGAGAATATCGCGTGGGCAACGACGCGGTCGCCCGCCGGGCTGCAGGACGAAGTGCTGCTGCTGCACACGAACCTGATGAATTCGTCCGGCCATCGGGCCAACATCCTCAACGCCAATTATCGTGAAGTCGGGCTTGGCTTCGAGGTGGGCGATTACGGCGGTCGCGACAGCGCGTTCATCACCGAAGATTTCGCGCGTTCGGGCTCGAGCGTGTACCTCACCGGCGTAGCGTTCGACGATAAGGACGGCGACCGCTTCTATGACGTGGGCGAGGAGCTCGGAGGTCTGACGTTGACTGCTGTGAGCAGCACCGGCGCAACCTACACCACGACCACGTACGGTTCGGGCGGCTATGATCTCGCGCTGCCGCCGGCGTCCTACACGGTCACGTTCTCAGGGGCCGGCATTCAAACTACCAGCATGCAGACCACGATCGGCAGCAAGAATGTCAAGCTCGACCTGATCGATCCCGCCACAAGCGGCGGCTCCCAACCGCCACCTTCCGAACCACCTCCGCCCGCGTCGAACGTGATCGCCGGCACGGCATCAGGCGAGACCCTCAGCGGTACGGCCGGCGCCGACACGATCCAGGGCCTCGGCGGTGACGACCGGCTCTACGGGCAGAGCGGCAATGACCGGCTCGAGGGCGGCTCCGGAAGAGACTACCTGTACGGCTCCACGGGAGACGACACACTGATCGGCGGCAACGGAAACGATCGTCTCTATGGAGGCGCCGGCCGCGATGTCCTGACCGGCGGCGCGAACCAGGACAGCTTCGTCTTCGACACGAGTCTCGGCGCTTGGAACATCGACAAGATCACGGACTTCTCGACGGTGGATGATACGATCCGGCTGGACAACGCGATATTCAAGGCGTTCGGATGGAACGGCACGATGCCTTCTTCGGCGTTCTATACCGGCGCGGCCGCCCATGATTCGACCGATCGGATTATCTACAACAGCGACACTGGCGCGCTGAGCTACGATCCGGACGGAACAGGCTCCGCGGCCGCAGTCCAGTTCGCGGAGCTCTCGACCAAGCTGGCGCTCACCTCATACGATTTCCTGATCATCTGA
- a CDS encoding TetR/AcrR family transcriptional regulator translates to MSSDRTRSAILAAAEKLYADRGFGDVTLRDIVAEANVNLAAVNYHFGSKDELIAELFVTRSLATNRERLNELKFAEEKGGGRAPIDAILHALVGPTLRGCLGPDREGSTAARFMIRASIESVPPIRRIKNREVDHLRKFIAAMRRSLPGRDDAELYWGLHFALAMSHHTIREKERLARLSEGQCDLNDVDAIVDRVVSVSVMALTGGETPAKKAPARPVVPHGRLTRQDL, encoded by the coding sequence ATGTCGAGCGATCGGACCCGGTCTGCCATCCTTGCCGCCGCGGAAAAGCTTTACGCCGATCGCGGTTTCGGCGACGTGACGCTGCGCGACATCGTCGCGGAAGCAAACGTCAATCTGGCCGCGGTGAATTATCATTTCGGTTCCAAGGACGAGTTGATCGCGGAACTGTTCGTCACCCGGAGCCTCGCTACCAACCGCGAGCGGCTCAACGAGCTGAAATTTGCGGAGGAGAAAGGCGGCGGCCGCGCGCCGATCGACGCCATTTTGCACGCCCTGGTAGGCCCCACTCTGCGCGGCTGCCTCGGCCCGGACCGCGAAGGTTCGACCGCGGCACGCTTCATGATCCGCGCATCCATTGAATCGGTGCCGCCGATCCGTCGCATCAAGAACCGCGAGGTCGATCACTTGCGGAAATTCATCGCCGCGATGCGCCGCTCGCTGCCCGGCCGCGACGACGCCGAACTCTACTGGGGACTGCATTTCGCGCTGGCGATGTCGCATCACACCATCCGGGAAAAAGAGCGGCTGGCCAGATTGTCGGAAGGGCAGTGCGACCTCAACGACGTGGATGCGATCGTCGACCGCGTGGTTTCGGTTTCGGTGATGGCGCTGACCGGCGGCGAGACGCCGGCGAAGAAAGCGCCCGCCCGGCCGGTGGTGCCGCACGGGAGGCTGACCCGGCAAGACTTGTGA
- a CDS encoding acyl-CoA dehydrogenase family protein, giving the protein MNFDMSEKQKDWLNRVRAFMNTHVRPAVPVYKQQDAQGERWKVIPILEDLKKKARAEGLWNMFMPPSSHEDDEFRGAGLTNLEYAPLSEEMGRISWASEVFNCSAPDTGNMEVFMRYATKEQKRKWLRPLMDGEIRSAFLMTEPAVASSDATNIETRIEKDGDHYVINGRKWWSSGVGDPRCKVAILMGKTDPNAARHQQQSQIIVPLDTPGIKVEKMLPVFGFDDAPHGHAQVLLENVRVPKENILLGEGRGFEIAQGRLGPGRIHHCMRTIGKAEEALEKMVRRLSSRTAFGKKIIEHSVWEQRIAEARIDIEMNRLLCLKAADMMDKVGNKTAQLEIAMIKVAAPNMALKIIDNAIQAFGGGGVSDDAGLAVDYAHVRTLRLADGPDEVHNRAIARLELRKYANATH; this is encoded by the coding sequence ATGAATTTCGACATGTCAGAGAAGCAGAAGGATTGGCTGAACCGCGTCCGCGCGTTCATGAACACGCATGTGCGTCCCGCCGTGCCGGTCTACAAGCAGCAGGACGCGCAGGGCGAACGCTGGAAGGTGATTCCGATCCTGGAAGATCTGAAGAAGAAGGCACGCGCCGAAGGCCTCTGGAACATGTTCATGCCGCCGTCCTCGCATGAGGACGATGAATTCCGCGGCGCGGGATTGACCAATCTGGAATACGCGCCGCTCTCCGAGGAGATGGGCCGCATCAGTTGGGCCTCCGAAGTGTTCAACTGCTCCGCGCCGGATACCGGCAACATGGAAGTATTCATGCGCTATGCCACCAAGGAGCAAAAGCGCAAATGGCTGCGTCCGTTGATGGACGGCGAGATCCGCTCCGCCTTCCTGATGACGGAGCCTGCGGTGGCGTCTTCCGACGCAACCAACATCGAAACCCGTATCGAGAAGGATGGCGATCACTACGTCATCAACGGCCGCAAGTGGTGGTCGTCCGGCGTCGGCGATCCCCGCTGCAAGGTGGCGATCCTGATGGGCAAGACCGATCCGAACGCGGCGCGTCATCAGCAGCAGTCGCAGATTATCGTTCCGCTCGACACGCCCGGCATCAAGGTGGAAAAAATGCTGCCGGTGTTCGGTTTCGACGATGCGCCGCACGGCCACGCCCAGGTGCTGCTGGAGAACGTCCGCGTTCCCAAAGAGAACATCCTGCTTGGCGAAGGCAGGGGCTTTGAAATCGCGCAGGGCCGTCTCGGTCCGGGCCGCATCCATCACTGCATGCGCACCATCGGCAAGGCCGAGGAAGCGCTGGAGAAGATGGTGCGCCGGCTGTCGTCGCGCACCGCGTTCGGCAAGAAGATCATCGAGCATTCGGTCTGGGAGCAGCGCATCGCGGAAGCCCGCATCGATATCGAGATGAACCGCTTGCTGTGCCTCAAGGCTGCCGACATGATGGACAAGGTCGGCAACAAGACCGCGCAGCTCGAGATCGCCATGATCAAGGTGGCGGCGCCGAACATGGCGCTGAAGATCATCGACAACGCGATCCAGGCTTTCGGCGGCGGCGGCGTCTCCGATGACGCCGGGCTGGCAGTGGACTACGCGCATGTGCGTACGCTGCGGCTGGCGGACGGTCCGGACGAGGTGCATAATCGCGCCATTGCCAGACTTGAACTTCGGAAGTATGCAAACGCTACGCACTAA
- a CDS encoding phosphotransferase family protein, protein MADGVRKDEEFSGTKEVEERHRIDEASLDRWMREHVEGYQGPLKVLQFKGGQSNPTYKLETPARSYVMRRKPFGKLLPSAHAVDREFRVIAALGKQGFPVAKAYALCTDDAVIGAAFYIMSMEDGRVFWDPTLPSQTPDARRRIFTSKIETLAKLHVFNPEAIGLGDFGKPGNYFARQIDRWTKQYRASETQHIPEFEKVAEWLPRTVPEQKRVSIVHGDYRLDNMIFHATEPRVQAVLDWELSTLGDPMADFTYLLMQWTMPGLEKADLKALNIPSLEEAAQIYCDVTGMEVPDLNWYFAYNMFRLAGITQGIAGRIRDGTAANAKALESAARTVPLSKSSWEYAQKAGAI, encoded by the coding sequence GTGGCGGACGGCGTCAGGAAAGACGAAGAGTTCTCGGGCACCAAGGAAGTCGAGGAGCGTCATCGCATTGACGAGGCGAGCCTCGACCGCTGGATGCGCGAGCATGTCGAGGGCTATCAGGGGCCGCTGAAAGTCCTGCAGTTCAAGGGCGGCCAATCCAACCCGACCTACAAGCTCGAAACGCCGGCCCGATCCTATGTGATGCGCCGAAAACCGTTCGGCAAATTGCTGCCGTCGGCGCATGCGGTGGATCGCGAGTTCCGCGTCATCGCGGCGCTCGGCAAGCAGGGCTTCCCGGTCGCAAAAGCCTATGCGCTGTGCACCGATGACGCCGTGATCGGCGCCGCCTTCTACATCATGTCGATGGAAGATGGCCGGGTGTTCTGGGACCCGACGCTGCCGAGCCAGACGCCGGATGCGCGGCGAAGAATCTTCACCAGCAAGATCGAGACGCTGGCGAAGCTCCACGTCTTCAATCCGGAAGCGATCGGTCTCGGTGATTTCGGCAAGCCCGGCAACTATTTCGCCCGCCAGATCGACCGCTGGACCAAGCAGTATCGTGCATCCGAGACGCAGCACATTCCGGAATTCGAGAAGGTGGCCGAATGGCTGCCGCGTACCGTGCCTGAGCAGAAGCGCGTCTCGATCGTCCACGGCGACTATCGCCTCGACAACATGATTTTCCATGCGACGGAACCGCGGGTGCAGGCGGTGCTGGATTGGGAGCTGTCGACGCTTGGCGATCCCATGGCCGACTTCACCTATCTGTTGATGCAGTGGACCATGCCGGGCTTGGAAAAAGCCGATCTCAAGGCGCTCAACATTCCGAGCCTGGAAGAGGCCGCGCAGATCTATTGCGACGTTACCGGCATGGAAGTGCCCGACCTCAACTGGTACTTCGCTTACAACATGTTCCGCCTTGCCGGCATCACGCAGGGTATCGCCGGCCGGATCCGCGACGGCACCGCGGCGAATGCCAAGGCGCTGGAGTCGGCGGCGCGCACCGTGCCCCTGTCAAAGTCCTCCTGGGAATACGCTCAGAAGGCCGGCGCGATCTGA
- a CDS encoding DMT family transporter, translating into MALSPNIRGSLLMAVSMAAFTMNDSITKAVSSEMNFGQVMLVRGLFAIVLVAAFAYHQDALRPLRTLMLKPVALRVFGEIGGTIAFMAALVHLPLANTSAIFQALPLAITLGAAVIFGEPVGWRRWSAIVAGFIGVLIIVRPGLAGFSQFSLFALVSVAFCALRDLATRRIPAKIPSLFITLLTTVTVTTAGGVILVPLGGWTPPSASALGLLTLAAVLLLIGYQCIISALRSGDISAVAPFRYSALIWAMLLGYLAFGDVPDAMMVLGASIIVASGLYAFYRERIRHRVLAAESSGLPPDGL; encoded by the coding sequence TTGGCACTCTCACCGAATATTCGCGGCAGCCTGCTGATGGCGGTGTCCATGGCGGCGTTCACCATGAACGACTCCATCACCAAGGCGGTGTCGTCAGAGATGAACTTCGGCCAGGTGATGCTGGTGCGCGGGTTGTTCGCGATCGTGCTGGTCGCGGCGTTCGCGTACCATCAGGACGCGCTGCGGCCGCTGCGCACGCTGATGCTCAAACCGGTAGCGCTCCGGGTGTTCGGCGAGATCGGCGGCACGATCGCGTTCATGGCGGCGCTCGTGCATCTGCCACTCGCCAACACCTCTGCGATCTTCCAGGCGCTGCCGCTGGCAATCACGCTCGGCGCCGCCGTGATATTTGGCGAGCCGGTCGGCTGGCGGCGCTGGTCGGCGATTGTCGCAGGCTTCATCGGCGTACTCATCATCGTGCGGCCGGGGCTTGCCGGCTTCAGCCAGTTCTCGCTGTTCGCGCTGGTGTCAGTGGCGTTCTGCGCGCTGCGCGATCTCGCCACCCGGCGCATACCCGCAAAGATCCCTTCGCTGTTCATCACCTTGCTGACCACGGTGACGGTGACCACGGCCGGCGGCGTCATCCTCGTTCCACTCGGCGGCTGGACGCCGCCATCCGCGAGCGCCCTTGGCTTGCTGACGCTGGCCGCAGTGCTGCTGCTGATCGGCTATCAATGCATCATCTCCGCGCTGCGCTCGGGCGACATCTCGGCGGTCGCGCCGTTCCGCTATTCCGCGCTGATATGGGCAATGCTGCTCGGCTACCTCGCGTTCGGCGATGTACCCGACGCAATGATGGTGCTGGGCGCCTCGATCATCGTGGCGTCCGGCCTCTACGCCTTCTACCGCGAGCGCATCCGTCACCGCGTGCTGGCGGCGGAATCGTCCGGCTTGCCGCCGGACGGGTTGTGA
- a CDS encoding SDR family NAD(P)-dependent oxidoreductase, whose amino-acid sequence MGRLEGKSVVITGAGSGIGRAASLLFSREGAKLVIVDRTEGVKETAKLVGDAGGTVEAVMADAGSEADVKAFIDKAIAKYGRLDAIWANAGVSGGLVPLAEQTVEHWQEVLRVNLIGPFLAIKHSMPHMIRQKSGSIVCTASVAGLKAGASGHPYGASKAGVISLVQTTAYSLSGTGVRINAVCPGLIETGMTKPVFDRAKERGTQDKIGQLNPLKRAGQPHELAAMGLFLASDDASYVNGQAIPVDGGLTASMPYTGKPI is encoded by the coding sequence ATGGGCCGCCTCGAAGGCAAATCCGTCGTCATCACAGGTGCTGGCAGCGGCATCGGGCGCGCGGCGTCGCTGCTGTTCTCCAGGGAGGGCGCGAAGCTCGTCATCGTCGACAGGACCGAGGGCGTGAAGGAGACCGCCAAACTGGTCGGCGATGCCGGTGGCACCGTCGAGGCTGTGATGGCGGATGCCGGTTCCGAAGCGGACGTGAAGGCGTTCATCGACAAGGCGATCGCGAAATATGGCAGGCTCGACGCGATCTGGGCCAATGCCGGCGTCAGTGGCGGGCTGGTTCCGCTGGCCGAGCAGACCGTCGAGCACTGGCAGGAAGTGTTGCGCGTCAATCTGATCGGCCCGTTCCTCGCGATCAAGCATTCGATGCCGCACATGATCCGGCAAAAATCCGGCTCGATCGTCTGCACCGCTTCCGTTGCAGGCCTGAAGGCCGGCGCCAGCGGCCACCCTTATGGCGCCAGCAAGGCCGGCGTCATCAGCCTGGTGCAGACCACCGCCTATTCGCTGTCCGGCACCGGCGTGCGCATCAACGCGGTATGCCCCGGCCTGATCGAAACCGGCATGACCAAGCCGGTGTTCGACCGCGCCAAGGAGCGCGGCACCCAGGACAAGATCGGCCAGCTCAATCCCCTGAAGCGCGCCGGCCAGCCGCACGAACTCGCGGCAATGGGCCTGTTCCTCGCCAGCGACGACGCTTCCTATGTCAACGGCCAGGCGATCCCGGTCGACGGCGGCCTCACCGCGTCGATGCCGTACACCGGCAAGCCAATCTGA
- a CDS encoding histidine phosphatase family protein: MSNADKPRLVSTRWWWVRHAPVREDNGCIYGQKDLGCDCSDRIVFEAVGKILPRNAIWYASNLKRTHQTAHAIWAAGFPKPMEMPHVNAFAEQHLGEWQGLNRAAFLASRPLGSHWFAEIDEVPPGGESFMDLYNRVSGAIERINAEQSGGDVIVVAHGGTIRAAIGHALGGHPDKGMAFDIDNCSVTRLDHLSSASHSRWRLPMVNQQPWMADASHNAMHQPAGPEVEPPATKLA; the protein is encoded by the coding sequence ATGTCCAATGCAGACAAACCGCGACTGGTTTCGACGCGATGGTGGTGGGTGCGTCATGCGCCGGTTCGCGAAGATAACGGCTGCATTTACGGGCAGAAGGATCTTGGCTGCGACTGCAGCGATCGCATCGTGTTCGAGGCAGTCGGAAAAATCCTGCCGCGCAATGCAATCTGGTATGCAAGCAATCTGAAGCGCACACATCAGACCGCACATGCGATCTGGGCGGCGGGATTTCCCAAGCCGATGGAGATGCCGCACGTAAATGCGTTCGCCGAGCAGCATCTCGGTGAGTGGCAAGGCCTCAATCGCGCGGCGTTCCTCGCCAGCCGTCCGCTCGGCAGTCACTGGTTTGCGGAAATCGACGAGGTCCCGCCCGGCGGTGAGAGTTTTATGGACCTCTACAACCGCGTCAGCGGCGCTATCGAACGCATCAATGCCGAACAGTCGGGCGGGGACGTGATCGTCGTCGCCCATGGCGGCACGATCAGAGCCGCCATCGGTCATGCACTCGGCGGCCATCCCGATAAGGGCATGGCCTTCGATATCGACAATTGCTCGGTGACGCGGCTCGATCACCTGTCCAGCGCCAGTCACAGCCGCTGGCGGCTGCCGATGGTCAACCAGCAGCCGTGGATGGCGGATGCCTCGCACAACGCCATGCACCAGCCGGCGGGACCGGAGGTCGAGCCGCCGGCGACAAAACTCGCTTGA
- a CDS encoding SDR family NAD(P)-dependent oxidoreductase → MSLFDMTGKVAVITGSTRGIGRAIAERMAEHGAKVVISSRKQDVCDQVTKEINDKFGKGTAVAIAANISSKENLQNLVDESNRAFGKIDVLVCNAASNPYYGPLGGISDEQFRKILDNNIVANNWLINMVVPQMIERKDGSIIIVSSIGGLKGSTVLGAYAISKAADMQLARNLACEYGKHNIRVNCIAPGLIKTDFAKALWDNPETLKASTARSPLLRIGVPDEIAGAAVLMGSKAGDFMTGQTIVIDGGATIS, encoded by the coding sequence ATGAGCTTGTTCGATATGACCGGGAAAGTCGCAGTCATCACCGGCTCGACGCGCGGCATCGGCCGTGCCATTGCCGAGCGGATGGCCGAGCACGGCGCGAAGGTCGTGATCTCCTCGCGCAAGCAGGATGTTTGCGACCAGGTCACCAAGGAAATCAACGACAAGTTCGGCAAGGGGACAGCGGTTGCGATCGCCGCGAACATTTCCAGCAAGGAAAACCTGCAAAACCTCGTCGACGAGTCCAACCGCGCCTTTGGCAAGATCGACGTGCTGGTCTGCAACGCCGCGTCCAATCCCTATTACGGCCCGCTCGGCGGCATCTCCGATGAACAGTTCCGCAAGATCCTGGACAACAACATCGTCGCCAACAACTGGCTGATCAACATGGTGGTGCCGCAGATGATCGAGCGCAAGGACGGCTCGATCATCATCGTCTCCTCGATCGGCGGGCTGAAGGGCTCGACCGTGCTCGGCGCCTACGCGATCTCGAAGGCCGCCGACATGCAGCTCGCGCGCAACCTCGCCTGCGAATACGGCAAGCACAATATCCGCGTGAACTGCATCGCGCCCGGCCTGATCAAGACCGATTTCGCCAAGGCGCTGTGGGACAATCCCGAGACGCTGAAGGCTTCCACGGCGCGCTCGCCGCTCTTGCGCATCGGTGTGCCCGACGAGATCGCGGGCGCCGCGGTGCTGATGGGATCGAAGGCCGGCGACTTCATGACCGGGCAGACCATCGTGATCGATGGCGGTGCTACGATTAGTTGA